Proteins from a single region of Maridesulfovibrio bastinii DSM 16055:
- a CDS encoding ABC transporter permease, with amino-acid sequence MANERSAYLQSFPLFMIMLIFLVIPTLMIVIVSFWDYNSFSVIPDFIFDNYNFLLTSPVTWQAYAKTLFYAVTSWAITLLIGFTAAYYMAFHLRTTKAQTICFLLATVPFLTSNIIRMISWIPLLGRNGLVNQMLQSLGLINQPLEFLLYSDFSVILAFVHLYTLFMVVPIFNSMMRIDRKLVEAAIDAGASPWQVVTHVIIPLSKSGITIGTIFVFTLVMGDFITVRLMSGGLSASVGLLIYNEISLLQYPAAAAGAVTLLATVLIMLAILFRFANIRKDL; translated from the coding sequence ATGGCAAACGAACGAAGCGCATACCTCCAGTCCTTTCCGCTCTTCATGATTATGCTGATTTTTCTGGTCATACCGACCCTCATGATCGTGATCGTCAGCTTCTGGGACTATAATTCATTTTCAGTAATCCCTGATTTTATATTTGATAACTACAATTTTCTACTGACTTCACCGGTTACATGGCAGGCTTATGCAAAAACCCTGTTTTATGCTGTGACCTCATGGGCAATTACTCTGCTTATCGGGTTCACTGCGGCATATTACATGGCTTTTCATTTAAGGACCACCAAGGCGCAGACAATCTGTTTTCTGCTTGCTACCGTTCCTTTTCTTACTTCCAATATCATCCGTATGATTTCATGGATTCCACTCCTTGGACGCAACGGTCTTGTAAACCAGATGCTTCAAAGTCTGGGACTGATAAATCAGCCTCTCGAGTTTCTTCTCTATAGCGACTTTTCAGTTATTCTGGCTTTCGTTCATCTTTATACACTGTTCATGGTTGTGCCGATATTCAACTCCATGATGCGCATTGACCGTAAACTTGTAGAAGCCGCAATCGATGCCGGAGCAAGTCCATGGCAGGTTGTAACTCACGTCATAATTCCTCTTTCAAAGTCAGGCATCACTATCGGTACTATTTTCGTCTTCACCCTTGTTATGGGTGATTTCATCACCGTGCGCCTCATGAGCGGAGGACTGAGTGCTTCGGTCGGACTGCTTATCTATAATGAAATCAGTCTGCTCCAGTACCCTGCCGCCGCAGCCGGGGCTGTAACACTGCTGGCAACAGTGCTGATAATGCTCGCCATACTTTTCAGATTCGCCAACATCCGCAAGGATCTTTAG
- a CDS encoding ABC transporter permease, with product MLNSNRRPKSFYFLTAFFALFILFLYGPTLTIGILSFQGPSGGLTFPMNGFSLHWYFKLFEQQAVGDFGGSLTRSLLLALAVMVATVVISLSAGMAFRKKFKGSSVLFYLTIVSLIIPSILISLGIGLLFNQIGIEPTWYGSAFGSHLTWTLPFGLLIMFAVFNRFDKSYEAAARDMCATPFQILRFVVIPLILPSLVGVGLFGFTLSYDEFARTIMTAGSKNTLPLEIFGMTTNVTTPVLYALGTLTTFISFVVIIGTLFTLHLLKRRRRRISGGE from the coding sequence ATGCTGAATTCAAATAGAAGACCGAAAAGTTTTTACTTTTTAACAGCATTCTTTGCCTTGTTTATCCTGTTCTTATACGGACCCACACTGACAATAGGAATCCTCTCCTTTCAGGGACCGTCAGGAGGACTGACTTTTCCCATGAACGGCTTTTCGCTGCACTGGTATTTCAAATTATTTGAGCAGCAGGCTGTGGGAGATTTCGGTGGATCGCTGACACGTTCACTGCTTCTGGCTCTGGCTGTTATGGTTGCGACCGTTGTTATTTCACTCTCTGCCGGAATGGCTTTTCGTAAAAAATTCAAGGGAAGCAGTGTTCTTTTCTACCTTACAATTGTCAGTCTGATTATTCCCTCAATTCTGATAAGCCTCGGTATCGGTCTGCTGTTCAACCAGATCGGCATTGAACCAACGTGGTATGGCTCTGCTTTCGGTTCGCACCTCACCTGGACTCTGCCTTTCGGTTTGCTGATTATGTTCGCCGTGTTCAACAGATTTGATAAATCCTATGAAGCCGCGGCCCGCGATATGTGTGCCACGCCTTTTCAGATTCTTCGTTTTGTAGTCATACCGCTGATTCTTCCAAGTCTGGTCGGTGTCGGACTGTTCGGGTTCACTCTGTCTTATGATGAGTTTGCCAGAACGATTATGACTGCCGGGTCCAAGAACACACTTCCGCTGGAAATTTTCGGCATGACAACCAATGTTACCACACCGGTTCTTTACGCTCTTGGAACTCTGACAACATTCATATCTTTCGTCGTTATAATCGGCACTCTTTTTACGCTGCACCTTTTGAAGCGCCGCCGCAGACGGATTTCAGGAGGGGAGTAA